Proteins encoded by one window of Superficieibacter sp. HKU1:
- the pgpB gene encoding phosphatidylglycerophosphatase B, with protein MFSIARRTSAGAALLLIMPVAVWLSGWRWEPGLNTWWLKTLYWVTETVTQPWGIITHVVLCGWFFWCLRFRLRPAIMLFAILGGAILIGQGAKSWVKQQVQEPRPFVLWLEKTHHIPVDEFYTLKRKARGAMVKELLTEQDNIPPFLRKHWQKETGFAFPSGHTLFAASWALLGVGLLWPRRRRITIAVLLLWATAVMGSRMLLGMHWPRDLVVATLISWLLVTFAVWLAQRICGPLTPPGEEAREIKEREQKS; from the coding sequence ATGTTTTCCATCGCCAGACGCACGTCAGCAGGCGCCGCCTTATTACTCATCATGCCTGTGGCGGTATGGCTCTCAGGATGGCGGTGGGAGCCGGGGCTGAACACATGGTGGTTAAAAACCCTCTACTGGGTTACGGAGACGGTCACTCAGCCCTGGGGAATCATTACGCATGTGGTACTTTGCGGATGGTTTTTCTGGTGCCTGCGTTTTCGGTTACGTCCGGCCATTATGCTGTTCGCTATTCTCGGCGGCGCAATCCTAATCGGTCAGGGAGCGAAATCGTGGGTAAAGCAGCAGGTGCAGGAGCCACGCCCCTTTGTGCTGTGGCTGGAAAAAACCCATCATATTCCGGTGGATGAGTTCTACACTTTAAAACGTAAAGCGCGCGGCGCGATGGTGAAAGAATTGCTGACGGAACAGGACAATATTCCTCCTTTTTTGCGTAAACACTGGCAAAAAGAGACCGGTTTTGCCTTTCCCTCCGGGCATACTCTTTTTGCCGCTAGCTGGGCATTGCTGGGCGTAGGGCTGTTATGGCCGCGCCGTCGCAGGATCACCATCGCCGTATTGTTGCTCTGGGCAACGGCAGTGATGGGAAGTCGTATGCTGCTGGGGATGCACTGGCCGCGTGATTTGGTCGTCGCTACCCTGATTTCCTGGTTGCTGGTGACCTTCGCCGTTTGGCTGGCGCAGCGTATCTGTGGCCCGCTGACGCCGCCAGGTGAAGAAGCCCGGGAAATCAAAGAACGAGAGCAGAAAAGCTAA
- a CDS encoding LapA family protein, whose product MKYLLIFLLVLAIFVISVTLGAQNDQVVTFNYLLAQGEFRISTLLAALFAAGFAIGWLICGLFWLRLRVSLLYAERKLKRLENQTLTTPVPTEPGVPVAKE is encoded by the coding sequence GTGAAATATTTACTCATTTTCTTATTGGTATTAGCGATTTTCGTCATCTCGGTCACGTTAGGTGCACAAAACGATCAGGTGGTGACTTTCAACTATTTGCTGGCCCAGGGAGAGTTCAGAATCTCCACGTTGCTGGCAGCGCTCTTTGCTGCGGGCTTTGCCATCGGCTGGTTAATCTGCGGCCTTTTCTGGCTGCGCCTTCGCGTCTCGCTGCTGTATGCTGAACGAAAACTCAAACGTCTGGAAAATCAAACCCTGACCACGCCAGTGCCGACAGAGCCGGGCGTACCGGTAGCGAAGGAATAA
- the lapB gene encoding lipopolysaccharide assembly protein LapB, translating into MLELLFLLLPVAAAYGWYMGRRSAQQSKQDDANRLSRDYVTGVNFLLSNQQDKAVDLFLDMLKEDTGTVEAHLTLGNLFRSRGEVDRAIRIHQTLMESASLTYDQRLLAVQQLGRDYMAAGMYDRAEDMFSQLVDETDFRISALQQLLQIAQATSDWQKAIDVAERLVKLGKEKHRGEIAHFYCELALQQMGNDDMDKAMTLLKKGASADRNSARISIMMGRVFMAKGDYAKAVESLLRVIDQDKELVSETLEMLQTCYQQLGKHEEWAAFLHRCVEENVGATAELMLADIVEQREGQENAQVYVTRHLQQHPTMRVFHKLMDYHLNEAEEGRAKESLMVLRDMVGEQIRSKPRFRCQKCGFTAYTLYWHCPSCRAWSTVKPIRGLDGQ; encoded by the coding sequence ATGCTGGAGTTGTTGTTTCTGCTTTTACCCGTTGCGGCTGCCTATGGGTGGTACATGGGGCGCAGAAGTGCACAACAGTCCAAACAGGACGACGCGAATCGCCTGTCACGTGACTACGTGACTGGGGTTAACTTCCTGTTAAGCAACCAACAGGACAAGGCGGTGGATCTGTTCCTCGACATGCTGAAAGAGGATACCGGCACCGTCGAGGCCCATCTTACCCTCGGGAACCTGTTTCGCTCCCGCGGTGAAGTCGATCGCGCCATTCGTATTCACCAGACCTTAATGGAAAGCGCGTCGCTGACTTACGATCAGCGCCTGCTGGCGGTACAGCAACTTGGTCGCGATTACATGGCGGCAGGGATGTACGATCGCGCCGAGGATATGTTCAGCCAGCTGGTTGATGAAACCGATTTTCGCATCAGTGCACTACAACAACTGCTGCAAATCGCGCAGGCGACGAGCGACTGGCAAAAAGCCATCGACGTTGCCGAGCGTCTGGTGAAGCTGGGAAAAGAAAAACATCGTGGCGAAATTGCCCATTTTTACTGCGAGCTTGCGCTACAGCAGATGGGCAATGACGACATGGACAAAGCGATGACGCTGCTGAAAAAAGGCGCGTCGGCCGATCGTAATAGCGCCCGCATTTCCATCATGATGGGACGCGTATTCATGGCTAAAGGCGACTATGCAAAGGCGGTTGAAAGTCTGCTGCGGGTCATTGATCAGGATAAAGAACTGGTTAGCGAAACGCTGGAGATGCTGCAAACCTGCTATCAGCAGCTGGGCAAGCATGAGGAATGGGCTGCGTTCTTACATCGCTGTGTAGAAGAGAACGTCGGTGCGACGGCAGAACTGATGCTGGCCGATATCGTTGAGCAACGCGAGGGGCAGGAGAATGCGCAGGTTTATGTTACGCGTCATCTACAGCAACACCCGACGATGCGTGTTTTTCATAAGCTGATGGACTATCACCTCAATGAAGCGGAAGAAGGCCGGGCTAAAGAGAGCCTGATGGTGCTGCGTGATATGGTCGGCGAGCAGATACGCAGCAAGCCGCGGTTCCGCTGTCAGAAATGCGGTTTTACGGCCTACACGCTTTACTGGCATTGTCCGTCCTGCCGGGCCTGGTCGACGGTTAAACCTATTCGCGGGCTTGACGGGCAATAA
- the pyrF gene encoding orotidine-5'-phosphate decarboxylase translates to MTSTASSSSRSSTRSPVVVALDYDNRDNALAFVDRIDPQDCRLKVGKEMFTRFGPQLVRDLQQRGFDVFLDLKFHDIPNTTARAVAAAADLGVWMVNVHATGGARMMNAAREALLPFGNDAPLLIAVTVLTSMESSDLADLGVTLSPTDYAAKLAHLTQQCGLDGVVCSAQEAVRFKQELGRAFKLITPGIRPQGSDAGDQRRIMTPEQAQAAGVDYMVIGRPVTQSADPLHTLRTINASLRTEA, encoded by the coding sequence ATGACGTCTACAGCTTCATCCTCTTCACGCTCCTCCACACGTTCACCCGTCGTGGTGGCACTCGATTATGATAACCGTGACAACGCGCTGGCATTTGTTGACCGTATCGACCCGCAGGATTGTCGCCTTAAAGTGGGCAAGGAGATGTTTACCCGCTTTGGCCCGCAGCTGGTCCGCGATCTCCAGCAGCGCGGCTTTGATGTGTTTCTCGATCTGAAGTTTCATGATATCCCCAACACCACCGCCAGGGCCGTTGCGGCGGCGGCCGATCTTGGCGTCTGGATGGTCAACGTCCATGCAACGGGCGGGGCGCGGATGATGAATGCCGCACGCGAAGCGCTGCTGCCGTTTGGTAATGATGCGCCGCTGCTTATTGCCGTTACGGTACTGACCAGTATGGAAAGCAGCGATTTGGCCGATCTGGGCGTGACGTTGTCACCAACCGACTATGCCGCGAAGCTTGCTCATCTGACGCAGCAGTGTGGCCTGGATGGCGTCGTCTGTTCCGCACAGGAAGCGGTGCGCTTTAAGCAGGAGTTAGGCCGCGCGTTTAAATTGATTACGCCGGGGATCCGCCCGCAGGGTAGCGATGCCGGCGATCAGCGCCGAATTATGACGCCGGAGCAGGCACAGGCTGCGGGCGTGGATTATATGGTGATTGGTCGCCCGGTGACCCAGTCCGCCGATCCTTTACATACTTTACGCACTATCAATGCATCGTTACGTACGGAGGCATAA
- the yciH gene encoding stress response translation initiation inhibitor YciH, with protein sequence MNDSANSRLVYSTETGRINEPAAAPERPKGDGIVRIQRQTSGRKGKGVCVITGIDADDATLNKLAAELKKKCGCGGALKEGVIEIQGDKRDLLKSLLEAKGMKVKLAGG encoded by the coding sequence ATGAACGATTCTGCTAACTCCCGGCTGGTATATTCTACAGAAACGGGCCGTATTAATGAGCCTGCTGCCGCACCCGAGCGGCCCAAAGGGGATGGTATTGTGCGCATTCAGCGCCAGACCAGCGGACGCAAAGGCAAAGGCGTATGCGTAATTACCGGCATTGATGCCGATGACGCAACGCTGAATAAACTCGCCGCTGAGTTAAAGAAAAAATGCGGTTGTGGCGGCGCGCTGAAAGAGGGCGTCATTGAAATCCAGGGTGATAAGCGGGATCTGCTTAAATCGCTTCTTGAAGCGAAAGGAATGAAAGTCAAACTGGCAGGCGGGTAA
- the osmB gene encoding osmotically-inducible lipoprotein OsmB, whose protein sequence is MNLTSKKMAAVVLAVTVAISLSACSNWSKRDRNTALGAGAGAIGGAVLSDGSALGTLGGAAVGGVIGHQVSK, encoded by the coding sequence ATGAACTTAACGAGTAAAAAAATGGCCGCTGTGGTTCTGGCTGTGACCGTAGCAATATCTCTGAGCGCATGTTCGAACTGGTCTAAACGCGACCGTAATACGGCTCTGGGGGCCGGTGCGGGTGCTATCGGTGGTGCGGTACTCTCTGACGGCAGCGCACTGGGTACGCTGGGCGGCGCAGCAGTGGGTGGTGTTATCGGTCATCAGGTCAGCAAATAA